In a genomic window of Aeromicrobium panaciterrae:
- the nadD gene encoding nicotinate-nucleotide adenylyltransferase: MGGTFDPIHHGHLVAASEVQSWFDLDEVIFAPTGEPWQKADRDVSPAEDRYLMTVIATAANPRFAVSRVDIDRDGPTYTIDTLRDLAALHPDADLYFITGADAMAALLTWRDHEELFKLAHFVGCTRPGHEMDESTLEGLPKDRITLVEIPALAISSTDCRDRVERGEPVWYLVPDGVVQYIGKHRLYAKPESTP; encoded by the coding sequence ATGGGTGGCACGTTCGACCCGATCCACCACGGCCACCTCGTGGCTGCGAGTGAGGTCCAGTCGTGGTTCGACCTCGATGAGGTCATCTTCGCTCCCACCGGCGAGCCCTGGCAGAAGGCCGATCGCGATGTGTCGCCTGCCGAAGATCGGTATTTGATGACCGTCATCGCGACGGCCGCCAACCCGCGTTTCGCCGTCAGCCGAGTCGACATCGACCGCGACGGTCCCACATACACGATCGACACTCTTCGCGATCTGGCTGCGCTGCACCCAGACGCTGACCTCTACTTCATCACCGGCGCTGACGCCATGGCCGCGCTGCTCACCTGGCGTGACCACGAGGAGCTCTTCAAGCTGGCGCACTTCGTCGGTTGTACGCGTCCCGGACACGAGATGGACGAGAGCACGCTCGAAGGTCTGCCGAAGGACCGGATCACGCTCGTCGAGATCCCCGCACTTGCCATCTCTTCGACCGACTGCCGCGACCGCGTCGAGCGTGGCGAGCCCGTTTGGTACCTCGTGCCAGATGGCGTCGTCCAATACATCGGCAAGCACCGCTTGTACGCCAAGCCGGAGTCGACACCCTGA
- the rsfS gene encoding ribosome silencing factor yields the protein MSATEWAVELTRAAATAAEDKLAQDIIAFDVSEQLAITDVFLLCSASTSRQVRAVQDAIQDKMIELGAKAVRREGMREGRWVLLDFADIVVHVMHQEDRAFYALERLWSDCPVVKLS from the coding sequence CTGAGCGCGACGGAGTGGGCAGTTGAGCTCACGCGTGCTGCGGCGACCGCCGCCGAGGACAAGCTGGCGCAGGACATCATTGCCTTCGACGTCTCCGAGCAGTTGGCGATCACGGACGTGTTCTTGCTGTGCTCCGCGTCAACCTCTCGCCAGGTGCGCGCGGTCCAGGACGCGATCCAGGACAAGATGATCGAGCTCGGCGCCAAAGCCGTACGCCGTGAGGGCATGCGCGAGGGTCGTTGGGTGCTGCTCGACTTTGCCGACATCGTGGTGCATGTGATGCACCAGGAGGATCGCGCGTTCTATGCGCTCGAACGACTCTGGAGTGACTGTCCGGTCGTGAAGCTCTCATGA
- a CDS encoding histidine phosphatase family protein, whose amino-acid sequence MSWRQVVLWRHGRTEWNVAGRVQGQSDVPLDDVGRQQAREAAARLAGLNPYRIVSSDLSRASETAQILGEVASKEVEFDPRLREMDFGAREGLTWGEAWAQFPDGMQAWIDGDETQIPGSETHRQAGERFAAALHDHLKDLPPKGVLIVVAHGAVLRTGACAFLEIPEEHWSTFGGLGNCSWSVLEEWSRDDWSKWRLTEWNAGTLPEPVLSDDE is encoded by the coding sequence ATGAGCTGGCGTCAGGTCGTTCTGTGGCGTCACGGGCGTACTGAATGGAACGTCGCCGGCCGGGTGCAGGGGCAGAGCGACGTACCGCTTGATGATGTCGGACGTCAGCAGGCACGCGAGGCTGCCGCGCGTCTCGCCGGGCTGAACCCCTATCGGATCGTCAGCTCCGATCTGTCGCGGGCTTCCGAGACCGCGCAGATTCTCGGCGAGGTGGCCTCGAAGGAGGTCGAGTTCGACCCGCGACTTCGTGAGATGGACTTTGGCGCACGCGAAGGGCTGACGTGGGGCGAGGCCTGGGCGCAGTTCCCCGACGGTATGCAGGCGTGGATCGACGGCGACGAGACGCAGATTCCGGGCAGTGAGACGCATCGTCAGGCAGGGGAGCGGTTCGCCGCGGCACTGCACGATCACCTCAAGGACCTCCCGCCCAAGGGAGTCTTGATCGTCGTTGCCCACGGCGCAGTCCTGCGTACGGGTGCCTGCGCGTTCCTCGAAATTCCCGAGGAGCACTGGAGTACCTTCGGCGGGCTCGGCAACTGTTCGTGGTCGGTGCTTGAGGAGTGGAGTCGCGACGACTGGTCGAAGTGGCGCCTGACGGAGTGGAATGCGGGCACATTGCCGGAGCCTGTGCTCTCCGACGACGAGTGA